The following proteins are encoded in a genomic region of Streptococcus gwangjuense:
- the queA gene encoding tRNA preQ1(34) S-adenosylmethionine ribosyltransferase-isomerase QueA — MNTADFDFHLPEELIAQTPLEKRDASKLLIVNRETGEMQDKHFHSIIDMLEPGDALVMNDTRVLPARLYGQKEETGGHVELLLLKNISGDEWEVLAKPAKRLKIGTRVSFGDGRLSAVVTEELTHGGRIVRFEYQGIFLEVLESLGEMPLPPYIHEKLDDRERYQTVYAKESGSAAAPTAGLHFTKELLAEIQAKGVHLVYLTLHVGLGTFRPVSVDNLDEHEMHSEFYQLSEEAAATLRSVKENGGRVIAVGTTSIRTLETIGSKFDGQIQADSGWTNIFIKPGYEWKVVDAFSTNFHLPKSTLVMLVSAFAGRELVLDAYHHAIQEHYRFFSFGDAMFIY, encoded by the coding sequence ATGAATACAGCTGATTTTGATTTCCACTTACCCGAGGAATTGATTGCCCAAACGCCTCTTGAAAAACGGGACGCCTCTAAACTCCTCATTGTCAACCGTGAGACAGGAGAAATGCAGGATAAACACTTCCACTCTATTATTGATATGCTGGAACCTGGTGATGCCCTTGTTATGAACGATACCCGTGTTCTCCCTGCCCGCCTCTATGGTCAAAAGGAAGAAACCGGAGGTCATGTGGAACTGCTCCTACTCAAAAACATTAGTGGCGATGAGTGGGAAGTTCTGGCTAAACCTGCCAAACGCCTCAAGATTGGTACTCGTGTCAGCTTTGGTGATGGTCGCCTCAGCGCTGTCGTTACAGAAGAATTGACCCACGGGGGCCGCATTGTCCGCTTTGAATACCAAGGAATTTTCCTAGAAGTCTTGGAAAGTCTGGGTGAAATGCCGCTGCCACCTTATATTCACGAAAAACTGGATGACCGTGAACGTTATCAAACCGTTTACGCCAAGGAAAGTGGCTCTGCTGCAGCACCAACTGCTGGACTGCACTTTACCAAAGAACTGCTGGCAGAAATCCAAGCTAAAGGAGTTCATCTAGTCTATCTGACTCTTCATGTCGGGCTTGGAACCTTTAGACCAGTTTCTGTTGATAATCTGGACGAACATGAAATGCACTCAGAATTCTACCAACTTTCTGAAGAAGCAGCTGCCACCCTTCGCTCTGTTAAGGAAAATGGCGGACGTGTCATCGCTGTCGGAACCACTTCTATCCGCACCTTGGAGACTATTGGTTCCAAGTTTGATGGGCAAATCCAAGCAGATTCTGGCTGGACCAATATCTTTATCAAACCTGGCTATGAATGGAAGGTAGTGGATGCCTTCTCAACCAACTTCCACCTGCCAAAATCAACTCTGGTCATGTTGGTTTCTGCCTTTGCAGGTCGCGAATTGGTCCTAGATGCCTACCACCATGCCATTCAAGAACACTACCGCTTCTTTAGTTTTGGCGATGCCATGTTTATCTATTAA
- a CDS encoding YihY/virulence factor BrkB family protein, translated as MKKWWKELIDKPLLKAFLHYYQASDSELTSVAVAYYWLISIFPLLLVVVNILPYFQIPVSNFLNVTNSFLPNTVYDVIAKIVMEVLTQPSTGLLSFAVLSALWTFSKSMNYLQKAFNKAYGVAKSRGLIYQQLMSLLVSFGLQILFALALFLSVFGRMLLNLIKSYWKSDSPIFDYLQDLTGPLVYALIFAILVMLYYFLPNVKVRRIRHVLPGSAFVLLTLSLLLNIFSVYVNNYVNHLVDVRFFSSVVVVVMMFWFILIAKILIVGAVINASVQSLKDPSFRIN; from the coding sequence ATGAAGAAGTGGTGGAAAGAGCTGATAGATAAGCCTTTATTAAAAGCCTTTTTGCATTATTATCAAGCATCAGATAGTGAGTTGACCAGTGTTGCAGTAGCTTACTATTGGTTGATTTCGATATTTCCCCTGCTTTTGGTGGTGGTCAATATCCTCCCTTATTTTCAGATTCCAGTTTCCAATTTTTTAAACGTGACTAATAGTTTTTTGCCTAATACGGTTTATGATGTTATTGCAAAAATTGTAATGGAAGTTCTGACTCAGCCATCAACAGGTTTACTGAGTTTTGCGGTCTTATCAGCTTTATGGACTTTTTCAAAATCCATGAATTATCTCCAAAAAGCTTTTAATAAGGCCTATGGAGTAGCTAAGAGTAGAGGTTTAATTTACCAGCAATTGATGAGTTTACTAGTCAGTTTTGGCTTGCAAATCCTTTTTGCCTTAGCTCTCTTTCTCAGTGTCTTTGGCCGTATGCTTCTCAACCTTATCAAAAGCTACTGGAAATCGGATAGTCCTATCTTTGATTATCTGCAAGACCTAACAGGTCCCTTGGTTTATGCCCTGATTTTTGCCATCCTGGTCATGCTCTACTATTTCCTACCCAATGTTAAGGTCCGACGGATTCGACATGTTTTGCCGGGTAGTGCCTTTGTCTTGTTGACTCTGTCCTTACTGCTCAATATCTTTTCAGTCTATGTTAACAACTATGTCAATCACCTAGTGGACGTCCGCTTTTTCAGTTCCGTCGTCGTGGTGGTCATGATGTTTTGGTTTATTCTTATTGCTAAGATTTTAATTGTCGGAGCGGTTATCAATGCCAGTGTCCAGAGTTTGAAAGATCCGAGCTTTAGAATAAATTAA
- a CDS encoding tRNA (mnm(5)s(2)U34)-methyltransferase: MKRPLEMAHDFLAEVVTQDDIVVDATMGNGHDTLFLAKLAKKVYAFDIQEQALEKTQERLNQVDLTNAKLILQGHETLDQFVTEAKAGIFNLGYLPSADKSVITQPQTTIEALEKLCHLLVKGGRIAIMIYYGHEGGDLERDAVLDFVSQLKQQEYTAAIYRTLNQVNNPPFLVMIEKLERYKHG; the protein is encoded by the coding sequence ATGAAAAGACCACTTGAGATGGCACATGATTTTTTGGCTGAGGTTGTAACTCAGGATGATATCGTAGTGGATGCGACCATGGGAAATGGTCATGACACCCTTTTTCTAGCCAAGCTAGCCAAGAAAGTCTATGCCTTTGATATTCAGGAGCAAGCCTTGGAGAAAACCCAAGAGCGTTTGAACCAAGTTGATCTGACAAATGCCAAGTTAATCTTGCAAGGCCATGAGACACTGGACCAGTTTGTGACAGAAGCCAAGGCAGGGATTTTTAATCTGGGCTATCTGCCGTCTGCTGATAAGTCTGTCATTACCCAACCTCAGACAACGATTGAAGCATTAGAAAAGCTGTGTCATTTGCTTGTCAAAGGGGGACGGATTGCTATCATGATCTACTATGGTCATGAAGGAGGCGACCTCGAGAGGGACGCTGTCTTGGATTTTGTCAGTCAGTTGAAGCAACAAGAGTACACAGCTGCCATTTACCGAACTTTAAACCAAGTCAACAACCCACCGTTTTTAGTGATGATTGAAAAATTAGAGAGATATAAACATGGATAA
- a CDS encoding cation:proton antiporter, whose product MELLIYLILFLLVLIVSSTTNKLLPFLPLPLVQILLGIVIGLFLPNTDFHLNTELFLALVIGPLLFRESEEADITAILKHWRIIVYLIFPVIFISTLSLGGLAHLLWLSLPLAACLAVGAALGPTDLVAFASLSERFSFPKRVSNILKGEGLLNDASGLVAFQVALTAWTTGAFSLGQASSSLIFSILGGFLIGFLTAMTNRFLHSFLLSVRATDIASELLLELSLPLVTFFLAEEVHVSGIIAVVVAGILKASRFKKITLLEAQVDTVTETVWHTVNFMLNGSVFVVLGMELEMIAEPILTNPIYNPLLLLGSLIALTFILFAIRFVMIYGYYVYRTRRLKKKLNKYMKDMLLLTFSGVKGTVSIATILLIPSNLEQEYPLLLFLVAGVTLVSFLTGLVVLPHLSDEQEESKDHLMHIAILNEVTLELEKELEDTRNKLPLYAAIDNYHGRIENLILSQENKGAQEDWEALKLLILSIESDGLEQAYEEGKMSERAYRVYQRYLKSMEQGINRKFASRLTYYFLVSLRILRFLLHEVFTLGKTFRSWKNEESQKLRALDYDQIAELYLENTEMIIESLENLKGVYKSSLISFMQDSRLRETAIITSGAFVERVINRVKPNNIDEMLRGYYLERKLIFEYEEKRLITTKYAKKLRQNVNNLENYSLKEAANTLPYDMVELVRRN is encoded by the coding sequence GTGGAATTACTGATTTACCTCATCCTATTTTTACTGGTCTTGATTGTCTCAAGTACAACCAATAAGCTCCTGCCCTTTTTGCCTCTTCCTTTGGTGCAAATTCTGTTGGGAATTGTGATTGGTCTCTTTTTACCCAATACCGACTTTCACCTCAATACGGAGTTGTTTTTGGCTCTGGTTATCGGGCCCTTGCTTTTCCGAGAGTCTGAGGAAGCGGATATTACGGCTATTTTAAAACACTGGCGAATCATTGTCTATCTCATATTTCCAGTGATTTTTATCTCTACCTTGAGTTTGGGTGGCTTGGCCCATCTTCTTTGGCTTAGCCTTCCCTTGGCGGCTTGCTTGGCTGTTGGGGCAGCCCTTGGACCTACAGACTTGGTTGCCTTTGCCTCTCTTTCAGAGCGCTTTAGCTTTCCTAAGCGCGTGTCCAATATTCTTAAAGGTGAAGGACTCTTGAATGATGCTTCTGGATTGGTTGCCTTTCAGGTGGCCTTGACAGCTTGGACAACTGGGGCCTTTTCCCTTGGGCAAGCTAGTAGTTCGCTCATCTTTTCAATCCTAGGCGGTTTTTTGATTGGCTTTTTAACAGCCATGACCAACCGTTTCCTTCATAGTTTTTTACTTAGTGTACGAGCAACGGATATTGCCAGCGAACTTTTATTAGAATTGAGTTTGCCCTTGGTAACCTTCTTCCTGGCAGAAGAAGTCCACGTTTCAGGGATTATTGCCGTTGTAGTTGCTGGGATTTTAAAGGCAAGCCGTTTTAAGAAAATTACGCTCCTCGAAGCCCAAGTGGATACGGTGACCGAGACGGTCTGGCACACAGTGAACTTTATGCTGAACGGTTCTGTCTTTGTGGTTTTAGGGATGGAGCTGGAAATGATAGCAGAGCCTATCTTAACCAATCCAATCTACAATCCTCTGCTCTTGCTGGGATCTCTCATAGCCCTGACCTTTATCCTTTTTGCTATTCGTTTTGTCATGATCTATGGATACTATGTCTATAGGACTCGACGCCTCAAAAAAAAGTTAAATAAGTATATGAAGGATATGCTTCTCTTGACCTTCTCAGGTGTCAAGGGAACAGTGTCGATTGCTACGATTCTTCTGATACCAAGTAATCTGGAGCAGGAGTATCCTCTCTTGCTTTTCCTTGTCGCAGGTGTGACGCTTGTAAGCTTTTTAACAGGCCTCGTGGTCTTGCCTCATCTTTCTGATGAACAGGAAGAAAGCAAGGACCATCTCATGCATATCGCTATTTTGAATGAGGTAACGCTAGAGTTGGAAAAAGAGTTGGAAGACACCAGAAATAAACTTCCTCTCTATGCGGCTATTGACAATTATCATGGACGAATTGAAAATCTGATCCTGAGTCAAGAAAATAAGGGGGCTCAAGAAGACTGGGAGGCCTTGAAGCTTCTTATCCTCAGTATTGAAAGTGATGGTTTAGAACAAGCCTACGAAGAAGGAAAGATGAGTGAGCGTGCTTATCGAGTCTATCAACGTTATTTGAAAAGCATGGAACAAGGTATCAATCGCAAGTTTGCTTCACGATTGACCTATTATTTCCTTGTTTCCTTGCGGATTTTACGTTTTCTCCTCCACGAAGTCTTTACTCTTGGCAAGACTTTCCGCAGTTGGAAAAATGAAGAATCACAGAAACTCAGAGCCCTTGACTATGACCAAATAGCAGAGCTCTATCTAGAAAATACAGAGATGATTATCGAAAGTTTGGAGAACCTAAAAGGGGTTTATAAGAGTTCTTTAATCAGTTTCATGCAGGATTCTCGTCTCCGAGAAACAGCTATCATCACCAGTGGTGCCTTTGTCGAACGGGTTATCAATCGCGTCAAGCCCAACAATATCGATGAAATGCTGAGAGGTTATTATCTGGAGCGCAAGCTGATTTTTGAATATGAAGAAAAACGGTTAATTACGACCAAGTATGCCAAGAAGTTACGACAAAATGTGAATAACTTAGAGAACTATTCCTTGAAGGAAGCTGCCAATACCCTGCCTTATGATATGGTGGAATTGGTAAGAAGAAATTAA